The proteins below come from a single Eucalyptus grandis isolate ANBG69807.140 chromosome 3, ASM1654582v1, whole genome shotgun sequence genomic window:
- the LOC104437724 gene encoding cyclin-A2-1 isoform X2: protein MTRTSSVRSANMNKENAVGTKSEAPTIRITRSRSKALGTSTGMLPSSRPSFKQEQKHTVRANAKRSASDENKGTMVGNASKQHKKRTVLNDVTNIFCENSYSNCLNGAKAQVNARHSSQLTPFFIWTSRQGRKWSMKKDRDVHQSGAVQIMQEDVQAQFVEELSKIKVAESMEITIPDKWAKRENSEHSISMKDTVAESSRKPREFICGEKSAALVQPSIVDIDSKLEDPQACTPYALDIYNYKRSTELERRPSTIYMETLQKDVTPNMRGILVDWLVEVSEEYKLVPDTLYLTVNLIDRFLSQKFIEKQRLQLLGVTCMLIASKYEEICPPRVEEFCFITDNTYTSLEVLKMESQVLNLLHFQLSVPTIKTFLRRFVQAAQVSSEVPSVELEYLANYLAELTLVEYSFLKFLPSLMAASAVLLARWTLNQSDNPWNLTLEHYTKYKATELKAAVLALEDLQLNTSGSTLNAIREKYRQQKCKCVATLTPSEPALSLFQRFNYS, encoded by the exons ATGACACGTACTTCCTCGGTGAGGAGTGCAAATATGAACAAAGAAAATGCAGTTGGAACAAAAAGTGAAGCACCCACTATCCGAATTACCCGATCAAGGTCTAAAGCATTGGGCACATCAACAGGGATGCTCCCATCCTCAAGGCCCTCCTTTAAACAGGAACAAAAGCATACTGTCCGTGCAAATGCCAAGAGATCAGCATCAGACGAGAACAAAGGAACTATGGTTGGAAATGCTAGCAAGCAGCACAAAAAGAGAACAGTACTCAATGATGTTACTAACATCTTTTGTGAGAATTCATACTCGAATTGTCTCAATGGTGCCAAAGCTCAGGTTAATGCAAGGCATTCTTCTCAATTGACTCCGTTCTTCATATGG ACCAGCAGGCAGGGTAGAAAGTGGTCTATGAAGAAGGACAGAGATGTGCATCAAAGTGGAGCTGTCCAAATAATGCAGGAGGATGTCCAAGCGCAATTTGTAGAAGAGTTGTCCAAAATAAAAGTGGCAGAGTCTATGGAAATCACTATCCCAGACAAATGGGCAAAACGAGAAAATTCAGAGCATAGTATCTCGATGAAGGACACTGTAGCAGAGTCTTCAAGGAAACCACGAG AATTTATATGTGGTGAGAAGTCAGCAGCACTAGTTCAACCAAGTATTGTAGATATAGATTCAAAACTCGAGGATCCTCAAGCTTGCACCCCATATGCACTTGACATATACAACTATAAACGCAGCACAGAG CTTGAGCGAAGACCTTCAACTATATATATGGAAACCTTGCAGAAAGATGTCACTCCAAACATGCGTGGAATTCTAGTTGACTGGCTTGTTGAG GTTTCTGAAGAATATAAACTAGTTCCTGATACTCTTTACCTCACTGTGAATCTCATAGACCGGTTTCTCTCACAAAAGTTTATTGAGAAGCAAAGACTCCAATTGCTTGGTGTTACTTGCATGCTAATTGCCTC GAAGTATGAGGAAATCTGTCCACCACGAGTGGAAGAGTTTTGCTTTATCACGGACAATACCTATACAAGTCTAGAG GTATTGAAAATGGAGAGTCAAGTTCTAAATCTTCTGCATTTTCAGTTGTCTGTTCCCACCATTAAAACATTTCTGAG GAGATTTGTTCAAGCTGCCCAAGTATCGAGTGAG GTCCCTTCTGTTGAACTAGAATATTTGGCAAATTATTTGGCAGAGTTAACTCTCGTTGAGTATAGTTTCTTAAAGTTTCTGCCTTCCCTTATGGCTGCATCTGCTGTACTTCTTGCCAGATGGACACTCAATCAATCTGACAACCCTTGG AATCTAACTCTAGAACACTACACCAAGTACAAGGCAACAGAGTTAAAAGCTGCGGTTCTTGCATTGGAAGATTTGCAGCTCAACACCAGTGGTTCCACCCTAAATGCGATACGTGAAAAGTATAGACAACAGAAG TGCAAATGCGTGGCGACTTTAACTCCCTCTGAACCTGCACTTTCACTCTTCCAAAGATTTAACTACAGCTGA
- the LOC104437724 gene encoding cyclin-A2-1 isoform X1, producing MTRTSSVRSANMNKENAVGTKSEAPTIRITRSRSKALGTSTGMLPSSRPSFKQEQKHTVRANAKRSASDENKGTMVGNASKQHKKRTVLNDVTNIFCENSYSNCLNGAKAQVNARHSSQLTPFFIWTSRQGRKWSMKKDRDVHQSGAVQIMQEDVQAQFVEELSKIKVAESMEITIPDKWAKRENSEHSISMKDTVAESSRKPRGEFLRTYEEEFICGEKSAALVQPSIVDIDSKLEDPQACTPYALDIYNYKRSTELERRPSTIYMETLQKDVTPNMRGILVDWLVEVSEEYKLVPDTLYLTVNLIDRFLSQKFIEKQRLQLLGVTCMLIASKYEEICPPRVEEFCFITDNTYTSLEVLKMESQVLNLLHFQLSVPTIKTFLRRFVQAAQVSSEVPSVELEYLANYLAELTLVEYSFLKFLPSLMAASAVLLARWTLNQSDNPWNLTLEHYTKYKATELKAAVLALEDLQLNTSGSTLNAIREKYRQQKCKCVATLTPSEPALSLFQRFNYS from the exons ATGACACGTACTTCCTCGGTGAGGAGTGCAAATATGAACAAAGAAAATGCAGTTGGAACAAAAAGTGAAGCACCCACTATCCGAATTACCCGATCAAGGTCTAAAGCATTGGGCACATCAACAGGGATGCTCCCATCCTCAAGGCCCTCCTTTAAACAGGAACAAAAGCATACTGTCCGTGCAAATGCCAAGAGATCAGCATCAGACGAGAACAAAGGAACTATGGTTGGAAATGCTAGCAAGCAGCACAAAAAGAGAACAGTACTCAATGATGTTACTAACATCTTTTGTGAGAATTCATACTCGAATTGTCTCAATGGTGCCAAAGCTCAGGTTAATGCAAGGCATTCTTCTCAATTGACTCCGTTCTTCATATGG ACCAGCAGGCAGGGTAGAAAGTGGTCTATGAAGAAGGACAGAGATGTGCATCAAAGTGGAGCTGTCCAAATAATGCAGGAGGATGTCCAAGCGCAATTTGTAGAAGAGTTGTCCAAAATAAAAGTGGCAGAGTCTATGGAAATCACTATCCCAGACAAATGGGCAAAACGAGAAAATTCAGAGCATAGTATCTCGATGAAGGACACTGTAGCAGAGTCTTCAAGGAAACCACGAGGTGAATTTCTTAGAACTTATGAAGAAG AATTTATATGTGGTGAGAAGTCAGCAGCACTAGTTCAACCAAGTATTGTAGATATAGATTCAAAACTCGAGGATCCTCAAGCTTGCACCCCATATGCACTTGACATATACAACTATAAACGCAGCACAGAG CTTGAGCGAAGACCTTCAACTATATATATGGAAACCTTGCAGAAAGATGTCACTCCAAACATGCGTGGAATTCTAGTTGACTGGCTTGTTGAG GTTTCTGAAGAATATAAACTAGTTCCTGATACTCTTTACCTCACTGTGAATCTCATAGACCGGTTTCTCTCACAAAAGTTTATTGAGAAGCAAAGACTCCAATTGCTTGGTGTTACTTGCATGCTAATTGCCTC GAAGTATGAGGAAATCTGTCCACCACGAGTGGAAGAGTTTTGCTTTATCACGGACAATACCTATACAAGTCTAGAG GTATTGAAAATGGAGAGTCAAGTTCTAAATCTTCTGCATTTTCAGTTGTCTGTTCCCACCATTAAAACATTTCTGAG GAGATTTGTTCAAGCTGCCCAAGTATCGAGTGAG GTCCCTTCTGTTGAACTAGAATATTTGGCAAATTATTTGGCAGAGTTAACTCTCGTTGAGTATAGTTTCTTAAAGTTTCTGCCTTCCCTTATGGCTGCATCTGCTGTACTTCTTGCCAGATGGACACTCAATCAATCTGACAACCCTTGG AATCTAACTCTAGAACACTACACCAAGTACAAGGCAACAGAGTTAAAAGCTGCGGTTCTTGCATTGGAAGATTTGCAGCTCAACACCAGTGGTTCCACCCTAAATGCGATACGTGAAAAGTATAGACAACAGAAG TGCAAATGCGTGGCGACTTTAACTCCCTCTGAACCTGCACTTTCACTCTTCCAAAGATTTAACTACAGCTGA
- the LOC104437724 gene encoding cyclin-A2-1 isoform X3: MTRTSSVRSANMNKENAVGTKSEAPTIRITRSRSKALGTSTGMLPSSRPSFKQEQKHTVRANAKRSASDENKGTMVGNASKQHKKRTVLNDVTNIFCENSYSNCLNGAKAQTSRQGRKWSMKKDRDVHQSGAVQIMQEDVQAQFVEELSKIKVAESMEITIPDKWAKRENSEHSISMKDTVAESSRKPRGEFLRTYEEEFICGEKSAALVQPSIVDIDSKLEDPQACTPYALDIYNYKRSTELERRPSTIYMETLQKDVTPNMRGILVDWLVEVSEEYKLVPDTLYLTVNLIDRFLSQKFIEKQRLQLLGVTCMLIASKYEEICPPRVEEFCFITDNTYTSLEVLKMESQVLNLLHFQLSVPTIKTFLRRFVQAAQVSSEVPSVELEYLANYLAELTLVEYSFLKFLPSLMAASAVLLARWTLNQSDNPWNLTLEHYTKYKATELKAAVLALEDLQLNTSGSTLNAIREKYRQQKCKCVATLTPSEPALSLFQRFNYS, encoded by the exons ATGACACGTACTTCCTCGGTGAGGAGTGCAAATATGAACAAAGAAAATGCAGTTGGAACAAAAAGTGAAGCACCCACTATCCGAATTACCCGATCAAGGTCTAAAGCATTGGGCACATCAACAGGGATGCTCCCATCCTCAAGGCCCTCCTTTAAACAGGAACAAAAGCATACTGTCCGTGCAAATGCCAAGAGATCAGCATCAGACGAGAACAAAGGAACTATGGTTGGAAATGCTAGCAAGCAGCACAAAAAGAGAACAGTACTCAATGATGTTACTAACATCTTTTGTGAGAATTCATACTCGAATTGTCTCAATGGTGCCAAAGCTCAG ACCAGCAGGCAGGGTAGAAAGTGGTCTATGAAGAAGGACAGAGATGTGCATCAAAGTGGAGCTGTCCAAATAATGCAGGAGGATGTCCAAGCGCAATTTGTAGAAGAGTTGTCCAAAATAAAAGTGGCAGAGTCTATGGAAATCACTATCCCAGACAAATGGGCAAAACGAGAAAATTCAGAGCATAGTATCTCGATGAAGGACACTGTAGCAGAGTCTTCAAGGAAACCACGAGGTGAATTTCTTAGAACTTATGAAGAAG AATTTATATGTGGTGAGAAGTCAGCAGCACTAGTTCAACCAAGTATTGTAGATATAGATTCAAAACTCGAGGATCCTCAAGCTTGCACCCCATATGCACTTGACATATACAACTATAAACGCAGCACAGAG CTTGAGCGAAGACCTTCAACTATATATATGGAAACCTTGCAGAAAGATGTCACTCCAAACATGCGTGGAATTCTAGTTGACTGGCTTGTTGAG GTTTCTGAAGAATATAAACTAGTTCCTGATACTCTTTACCTCACTGTGAATCTCATAGACCGGTTTCTCTCACAAAAGTTTATTGAGAAGCAAAGACTCCAATTGCTTGGTGTTACTTGCATGCTAATTGCCTC GAAGTATGAGGAAATCTGTCCACCACGAGTGGAAGAGTTTTGCTTTATCACGGACAATACCTATACAAGTCTAGAG GTATTGAAAATGGAGAGTCAAGTTCTAAATCTTCTGCATTTTCAGTTGTCTGTTCCCACCATTAAAACATTTCTGAG GAGATTTGTTCAAGCTGCCCAAGTATCGAGTGAG GTCCCTTCTGTTGAACTAGAATATTTGGCAAATTATTTGGCAGAGTTAACTCTCGTTGAGTATAGTTTCTTAAAGTTTCTGCCTTCCCTTATGGCTGCATCTGCTGTACTTCTTGCCAGATGGACACTCAATCAATCTGACAACCCTTGG AATCTAACTCTAGAACACTACACCAAGTACAAGGCAACAGAGTTAAAAGCTGCGGTTCTTGCATTGGAAGATTTGCAGCTCAACACCAGTGGTTCCACCCTAAATGCGATACGTGAAAAGTATAGACAACAGAAG TGCAAATGCGTGGCGACTTTAACTCCCTCTGAACCTGCACTTTCACTCTTCCAAAGATTTAACTACAGCTGA
- the LOC104437725 gene encoding 3-isopropylmalate dehydratase small subunit 1-like, translating to MATHFHSRALTPSSAGLDPLRRPRRFLPRPRRLSLSLALAPPSPGGSIRCRPGFAPLTARTAAAPRPAAAAAGAAAGEAAKSFHGLCYVVGDNIDTDQIIPAEYLTLVPSNPAEYEKLGSYALIGLPSSYETRFIDPGETKTKYKIVIGGANFGCGSSREHAPVALGAAGVAVVVAESYARIFFRNSVSTGEVYPLDTDVRICEECRTGDTVTIELAESKLINHTTGKEYELKPIGDAGPVIEAGGIFAYARKTGMIPSQAA from the coding sequence ATGGCGACTCACTTCCACTCTCGCGCCCTGACCCCTTCCTCCGCCGGCCTCGATCCCCTCCGCCGGCCCCGCCGCTTCCTCCCCCGCCCGCGCCGCCTCAGCCTCAGCCTCGCCCTCGCTCCGCCGTCGCCCGGCGGGAGCATCCGCTGCCGCCCCGGCTTCGCTCCCCTCACGGCCCGGACCGCCGCGGCCCcgcgccccgccgccgccgccgccggagccgccgccggcgaggccgcgaaGTCCTTCCACGGGCTCTGCTACGTTGTCGGGGACAACATCGACACCGACCAGATCATCCCCGCCGAGTACCTCACCCTGGTCCCGTCGAACCCCGCCGAGTACGAGAAGCTCGGCTCCTACGCGCTGATCGGCCTCCCTTCGAGCTACGAGACGCGGTTCATCGACCCGGGCGAGACGAAGACCAAGTACAAGATCGTCATCGGGGGAGCGAACTTCGGGTGCGGGTCCTCGCGCGAGCACGCCCCCGTGGCGCTCGGGGCGGCGGGCGTCGCGGTGGTGGTGGCCGAGTCGTACGCGCGGATATTCTTCAGGAACTCGGTGTCGACCGGGGAGGTCTATCCGCTGGATACGGACGTGAGGATTTGCGAGGAGTGCAGGACGGGCGACACCGTGACGATCGAATTGGCGGAGAGCAAGCTGATCAACCACACCACCGGGAAGGAGTATGAGCTGAAGCCGATCGGCGATGCAGGGCCAGTGATCGAGGCCGGCGGGATTTTCGCGTACGCGAGGAAGACGGGGATGATTCCGTCCCAGGCAGCTTGA